The genomic stretch GCAAGGTCAAGCTGATTGGACTCCACTTTCGAAAACCGACCTGGCGTCGAAGCTCCGCAGCCTCAACACGCCACCGGCGTTGCCAGCCGAAAAAATCAGCCATGTCATCGTATGGATCCTTGCATTTACCCCGCTCATCGCGGCTTTCCTCCAAGGATTTATCGGCGGAATCATCTATGGTAGCGACACAGATCTTGATGTCATTATGCGTCGCACCTGGTATTTCCCAATTTTGATGAATATCGGATTGTCCTACCTCGACGAATACAAACTGAGGCAGGCAGGTG from Paraburkholderia phytofirmans OLGA172 encodes the following:
- a CDS encoding DUF4339 domain-containing protein, translating into MSAWHYEHNGQRLGSVSEEEIGNLIAARVIGPDTLVWRQGQADWTPLSKTDLASKLRSLNTPPALPAEKISHVIVWILAFTPLIAAFLQGFIGGIIYGSDTDLDVIMRRTWYFPILMNIGLSYLDEYKLRQAGVDTSDFGKMAWLVPVYLWKRAKTLKQTPVYFWIWVAMFVLSLFGDS